A region of Lycium barbarum isolate Lr01 chromosome 3, ASM1917538v2, whole genome shotgun sequence DNA encodes the following proteins:
- the LOC132633258 gene encoding protein SAR DEFICIENT 1-like, which translates to MAAKRSFDDSNPDPNQQNYKRMRSTTRPSFASVIKEVVMVNFLDNFSSALEPMLRRVVHEEVEDGLKRYSCRSISRSPSLRIKALEPSNLRLSFNKNPSLTIFTGTKIATNDGQNLQILLVNTSGEGVPTTLLYPIKIEIVVLDGDFNETNWSHDEFNKNIVKERAGKRPLLAGELNLTMRDVVVHVGEIEFTDNSSWIRSRKFRIGAKVVKIGNGQTGVRIAEAITESFIVKDHRGELYKKHYPPALGDDVWRLEKIGKDGIFHNKLRSNDINTVQDFLKLATIDTPKLRNILGSGMSEKMWEVTYKHAKTCEQGSKLYMASGANYTLLLSPICQVVRAIVDGQIYPTRELTGIQKAHIQNLVKDAYANWSSLEEVDCLVNEPALLTQGEPIMDQYPTAQHQQQPMLRSYQGNTFLTDASEQLVEYHDWINVDPNFICTPADTNGGYYFSGGSSNRELR; encoded by the exons ATGGCAGCTAAAAGGTCCTTTGATGACTCGAATCCCGACCCGAACCAACAAAACTACAAACGCATGAGATCTACTACTAGACCTTCTTTTGCTTC TGTCATTAAAGAAGTGGTGATGGTGAATTTCTTAGACAACTTCTCTTCTGCCTTGGAACCTATGCTCCGTCGAGTG GTTCATGAAGAGGTGGAAGATGGACTAAAACGCTACTCATGTCGTTCCATATCTCGATCTCCTTCACTAAGAATCAAAGCATTAGAACCATCAAATCTTCGCTTAAGTTTCAACAAAAACCCCTCTCTAACAATATTCACAGGTACCAAAATCGCCACCAACGACGGCCAAAATCTCCAAATTCTATTGGTCAACACAAGCGGCGAAGGGGTTCCGACAACCTTACTTTATCCAATCAAAATAGAAATCGTCGTATTGGACGGAGATTTTAATGAAACCAATTGGTCACATGATGAATTCAACAAAAACATCGTAAAGGAGAGAGCTGGAAAGAGGCCATTGCTTGCTGGTGAACTTAATTTAACGATGCgagatgttgttgttcatgttggAGAAATTGAATTTACTGATAACTCGAGCTGGATTCGAAGCAGGAAATTTAGAATTGGCGCAAAAGTGGTTAAAATTGGAAACGGTCAAACTGGTGTGAGAATAGCAGAAGCTATTACTGAATCTTTTATAGTTAAAGATCACCGCGGAGAAT TGTACAAAAAACATTATCCACCAGCACTAGGAGATGATGTGTGGCGTCTTGAAAAGATTGGAAAAGATGGAATTTTTCACAACAAGCTGCGTTCAAATGACATCAACACTGTACAAGATTTCTTGAAGTTGGCCACTATTGACACACCAAAGCTTAGAAAT ATACTGGGAAGTGGGATGTCAGAGAAAATGTGGGAAGTGACATACAAGCATGCAAAAACTTGTGAGCAGGGCTCTAAGTTATACATGGCCAGTGGAGCAAATTATACTCTCTTACTTAGTCCAATTTGTCAAGTTGTTAGGGCAATTGTTGATGGACAGATTTATCCTACTCGTGAATTAACAGGAATAcaaaag GCCCATATCCAGAATTTGGTAAAGGATGCTTACGCCAATTGGAGTTCTTTAGAGGAAGTTGATTGTCTAGTGAATGAGCCAGCACTACTAACTCAAG GAGAACCAATAATGGATCAGTATCCCACTGCTCAACATCAGCAGCAACCCATGCTAAGATCCTATCAGGGAAACACATTTTTGACAGATGCATCTGAACAATTAGTTGAATACCATGACTGGATTAATGTTGATCCTAACTTCATTTGTACTCCTGCTGATACTAATGGTGGCTATTACTTTTCAGGAGGATCTTCTAATAGAGAATTGCGTTAA
- the LOC132634340 gene encoding glycosyltransferase BC10-like: protein MKNEQQHQFTTTKIFSISQRYLHNLVVYFIFFGSGLVIGISLSFYLKDLPNTLQNKLFFPQTQPPPPPPPTPIAPPPPPQPQQHIPFVLSEYNLLNNETKSVGHIRIGLQDFLKAPKCKHDMRDEELIWRASMVPRVRDLPFKRTPKIAFMFLARGSLPLAPLWERFFEGHEGLYSIYIHSQPSFNGTAPGEGPIFHGRRVPSKRVEWGKFNMVEAERRLLANALLDLSNERFVLLSESCIPLYNFTTIYNYIMNSAKTFMESYDLLSPVGRGRYNKRMRPWVTLAQWRKGSQWFEVDREIAIDIVSDQKYFHLFKRFCKPACYSDEHYLPTFVTMRYWWKNGNRTLTWVDWAKGGPHPTKFVRPQVTADLLNQMRNGTKCEYNGEPTNMCYLFARKFLPSTLDRLLRLAPKIMKFG, encoded by the exons ATGAAGAATGAACAACAGCATCAATTCACTACTACAAAAATATTCAGTATTTCTCAAAGGTACCTTCATAATCTTGTTGTCTATTTTATTTTCTTCGGGTCCGGTCTAGTCATTGGTATATCACTAAGTTTTTATCTCAAAGATCTTCCTAACACATTACAAAACAAATTATTCTTTCCTCAAACCCAGCCACCACCACCACCCCCTCCTACACCAATAGCGCCACCACCTCCTCCTCAGCCTCAACAACATATTCCATTTGTTTTAAGTGAATATAATTTGCTAAACAATGAGACCAAAAGTGTAGGTCATATTAGAATTGGGTTACAAGATTTTCTTAAGGCACCAAAATGTAAACATGATATGAGAGATGAAGAGTTGATTTGGAGGGCTTCGATGGTGCCACGTGTACGGGATTTGCCGTTTAAGAGAACCCCAAAGATTGCTTTTATGTTTCTTGCAAGAGGAAGTTTGCCATTGGCTCCATTATGGGAAAGATTTTTTGAAGGACATGAAGGACTCTATTCGATTTACATTCATTCTCAACCTTCCTTCAATGGTACTGCTCCAGGGGAAGGACCAATATTTCATGGCCGAAGAGTACCAAGTAAG CGAGTAGAATGGGGAAAATTTAACATGGTGGAAGCAGAACGACGATTACTCGCAAACGCATTACTGGACTTGTCAAACGAGCGTTTCGTGCTCCTTTCAGAGTCTTGCATTCCTCTATATAACTTCACCACAATCTACAACTACATCATGAACTCTGCGAAAACCTTCATGGAGTCTTACGACCTATTGAGTCCCGTGGGACGAGGCCGTTACAACAAGCGAATGCGACCATGGGTCACCCTCGCCCAATGGCGAAAGGGGTCCCAATGGTTCGAGGTCGATCGGGAGATCGCTATCGACATAGTCTCCGATCAAAAATATTTTCATTTATTCAAGAGATTTTGCAAGCCCGCATGTTACTCGGACGAGCATTATTTGCCAACATTTGTGACAATGAGATATTGGTGGAAAAATGGAAATAGAACGTTGACTTGGGTTGACTGGGCCAAAGGTGGGCCTCATCCAACAAAATTTGTTCGGCCCCAAGTGACAGCCGATTTGCTTAATCAAATGAGAAATGGGACCAAATGTGAGTATAATGGGGAGCCTACTAACATGTGTTACTTGTTTGCTAGGAAGTTTTTGCCGAGTACTTTAGATAGGCTTTTGCGGCTTGCTCCTAAAATCATGAAATTCGGCTGA